One genomic window of Verrucomicrobiota bacterium includes the following:
- a CDS encoding P-II family nitrogen regulator: MKKIEAIIKPFKLEDVKDALGDIGIEGMTITEVKGFGRQKGNLGEQSGNQLISFIPKLKIEVVILEEYLEPAVQAIIESARTGKIGDGKIFISEVEEVLRIRTEQRGKLAV, encoded by the coding sequence ATGAAAAAAATTGAGGCTATTATTAAACCTTTTAAACTTGAAGATGTAAAAGATGCCCTAGGGGATATAGGTATAGAAGGGATGACTATTACTGAAGTTAAAGGCTTTGGGCGCCAAAAAGGCAATCTGGGCGAACAATCAGGTAATCAGCTAATCTCTTTTATACCAAAGCTCAAGATTGAAGTAGTCATCCTTGAAGAATATCTGGAGCCAGCCGTCCAGGCCATTATAGAAAGCGCCAGAACCGGTAAAATAGGCGACGGAAAAATCTTTATCTCAGAGGTGGAAGAAGTGCTTCGAATTCGCACAGAACAGCGCGGTAAGTTAGCCGTCTAA
- a CDS encoding P-II family nitrogen regulator translates to MAVKKLEAIIKPFKLEEVKEALTEIGIEGLTVSEVKGFGRQKGHTEIYRGSEYTVDFLPKVKIEVVLEESLTEKAVEAIVKAAKTGKIGDGKIFILPVEEAIRIRTEEKGDKAV, encoded by the coding sequence ATGGCAGTAAAAAAACTCGAAGCAATTATCAAGCCTTTTAAGCTTGAGGAAGTAAAAGAAGCCCTAACTGAAATCGGCATTGAAGGGTTGACCGTGAGTGAGGTCAAGGGGTTTGGCCGTCAGAAAGGTCATACCGAAATCTACCGCGGTTCTGAATACACGGTAGATTTCTTACCTAAGGTAAAAATTGAGGTCGTCTTAGAAGAATCCCTAACCGAAAAGGCAGTGGAGGCTATCGTTAAGGCTGCCAAAACTGGAAAAATTGGTGATGGGAAAATCTTCATTTTGCCGGTTGAGGAAGCTATTCGCATCCGCACCGAAGAAAAAGGTGATAAAGCAGTTTAA